A single region of the Lacerta agilis isolate rLacAgi1 chromosome 9, rLacAgi1.pri, whole genome shotgun sequence genome encodes:
- the NUDT9 gene encoding ADP-ribose pyrophosphatase, mitochondrial: MARGFLARTVTVVSLTVTLTAVAAKSSSCTYFYPLFQAARNLACSPSSESWFHSDTGKMSNCKDARENLHNKARTSPYPGSNIERSRVPNDKVDWSTEWEDYSPVEYTAQSVLAGPKWADPEIGVKNFSPKFNEKDGQVERRSQNGFYHVENGRPRNPVGRTGIVGRGLLGRWGPNHAADPLVTKWKRDGSGNKVAHPVSGNSILQFIAIKRKDCGEWAIPGGMVDPGEKLSAALKREFSEEALNSLQKTEAEKEEMEKQLNRLFSQDYFVVYKGYVDDPRNTDNAWMETEAVNYHDETGEAMENLHLEAGDDAGKVKWVDIGEKLKLYASHADFIRLVAEKRGAHWREYPNLVCHDGAEIKA, encoded by the exons ATGGCAAGGGGTTTCCTGGCCCGGACGGTTACTGTGGTTTCTCTCACTGTGACAttaactgctgttgctgctaagtCTTCTTCCTGCACTTACTTCTACCCACTATTTCAAGCAGCCAGGAATCTAGCCTGCAG CCCATCTTCAGAAAGTTGGTTTCACAGTGACACTGGTAAAATGTCGAATTGTAAAGACGCAAGAGAAAATTTGCATAACAAAGCAAGGACCTCCCCATATCCAGGATCAAACATCGAGCGCAGCAGAGTTCCCAACGATAAAGTGGATTGGTCAACTGAATGGGAGGATTACAGCCCTGTGGAATATACAGCACAATCTGTTTTGGCAGGACCTAAATGGGCAGATCCAGAAATTGG GGTGAAAAACTTTTCTCCAAAGTTCAACGAGAAGGATGGGCAAGTGGAGAGGAGGAGCCAGAATGGTTTCTATCACGTGGAAAATGGGAGGCCCAG GAATCCTGTAGGCAGGACAGGAATAGTGGGCCGAGGTCTCTTGGGGCGTTGGGGACCAAATCATGCTGCAGATCCTCTTGTAACTAA GTGGAAGAGAGATGGCAGTGGCAATAAAGTAGCTCACCCAGTGTCTGGCAACAGTATCTTGCAATTCATTGCAATCAAAAGGAAGGACTGTGGGGAATGGGCCATTCCAGGG GGCATGGTAGACCCAGGGGAAAAATTGTCAGCTGCACTAAAGAGAGAATTTAGCGAGGAGGCCTTGAACTCCTTACAGAaaactgaggctgagaaagaagaGATGGAGAAACAACTGAATAGGCTGTTCAGTCAAGATTACTTTGTG GTATACAAAGGGTATGTGGATGATCCTCGTAATACAGACAATGCTTGGATGGAGACAGAAGCCGTAAACTACCATGATGAAACTG GTGAAGCAATGGAGAACTTACACTTGGAAGCAGGAGACGATGCTGGGAAAGTGAAATGGGTTGACATTGGAGAAAAGCTGAAACTCTATGCCAGTCATGCTGACTTCATCAGGCTCGTGGCAGAGAAAAGAGGAGCACACTGGAGGGAATATCCTAACCTGGTTTGCCATGATGGGGCTGAGATCAAGGCCTAA